One stretch of Prunus persica cultivar Lovell chromosome G1, Prunus_persica_NCBIv2, whole genome shotgun sequence DNA includes these proteins:
- the LOC18789182 gene encoding zinc finger protein BRUTUS isoform X1 encodes MAAPFPGGGGGGVAVMAGPLTPLDPSPSKTCLKNSALKSPILIFLLFHKAIRSELDGLHQAAMAFATSQASSADIEPLLERYHFLRAIYKHHCNAEDEVIFPALDIRVKNVARTYSLEHEGESVLFDQLFELLNSNMQNEESYRRELASCTGALQTSISQHMSKEEEQVFPLLIEKFTFEEQASLVWQFLCSIPVNMMAEFLPWLSSSISSDEHQDMRKYLSKVIPEEKLLQQVYDTKVVFAWMEGAKVSESKNNSNGQFQDSAKKGQCACQSSKTCKRKRVEIKSDNSSTIVSNPIDEILLWHNAIKRELNDIVEASRRIQLSGDFSDLSAFNKRLQFIAEVCIFHSIAEDKVIFPALDAELTFAQEHAEEEIQFDKLRHLMESIQRAGANSSTSEFYMKLCSHADQIIDSILKHFQNEELQVLPLARKHFSSKIQRKLLYQSLCLMPLKLIECVLPWLVGSLSEEQASSFLQNIRIAAPASDSALVTLFSGWACKGRSANMCLSSCIQTDGADDNQRPVKSVSLISEAAACQAMESVNTLQSSCGNQTCCVPGLGVNDSNLGVGSLTAAKSLRALSFNPSAPSLNSSLFNWETDASFTDTNSAPRPIDNIFKFHKAIRKDLEYLDVESGKLNDCNETFIRHFTGRFRLLWGLYRAHSNAEDDIVFPALESKETLHNVSHAYTLDHKQEEKLFEDISSVLSELSQLSEFISTGNFSDDSTQSGFNSFEHNDTLRKYNELATKLQGMCKSIRVTLDQHVFREELELWPLFDKHFSVEEQDKIVGRIIGTTGAEVLQSMLPWVTDVLTQEEQNKLMDTWKQATKNTMFSEWLNEWWDGTPAASSHTETLENCSSLVSGADAYESLGHSDDTFKPGWKDIFRMNQNELESEIRKVSRDSTLDPRRKAYLIQNLMTSRWIASQQKSPQASAVEGSNGEDLLGCSPSFCDSQKQVFGCEHYKRNCKVRAACCGKLFTCRFCHDNVSDHSMDRKATSEMMCMRCLKIQPVGPVCTTPSCGGFSMANYYCSICKFFDDERTVYHCPSCNLCRVGKGLGIDFFHCMTCNCCLGMKLLDHKCREKGLEINCPICCDFLFTSSATVRALPCGHYMHSACFQAYTCSHYVCPICSKSLGDMAVYFGMLDALLASEELPEEYRDRCQDILCNDCNKKGTAPFHWLYHKCGSCGSYNTKVIRVDSNTHCLT; translated from the exons ATGGCGGCACCATTTCCTGGCGGTGGAGGAGGAGGCGTGGCGGTAATGGCTGGGCCTCTGACGCCGCTCGATCCCTCGCCTTCCAAGACTTGCTTGAAGAATTCGGCGCTCAAGTCTCCAATTCTCATCTTCTTGCTGTTTCACAAAGCTATTCGCTCCGAGCTCGATGGCCTCCACCAAGCCGCCATGGCCTTCGCCACCAGCCAAGCCTCTTCCGCCGACATCGAGCCCTTGTTAGAGCGCTACCACTTCCTTCGCGCTATTTATAAGCACCACTGCAATGCCGAGGACGAG GTCATATTTCCAGCTCTAGATATACGCGTGAAGAATGTAGCTCGAACTTATTCTCTTGAACACGAGGGAGAGAGTGTTCTTTTTGATCAATTGTTTGAGCTTCTAAATTCCAATATGCAAAATGAGGAGAGCTACCGGAGAGAGTTGGCTTCTTGCACTGGAGCCCTTCAAACATCAATTAGCCAGCATATGTCCAAGGAAGAGGAACAG GTCTTCCCGTTGCTTATTGAGAAGTTTACATTTGAAGAACAAGCTTCCTTGGTGTGGCAGTTTCTGTGCAGTATTCCTGTTAACATGATGGCAGAATTTCTTCCGTGGCTCTCTTCTTCCATATCATCTGATGAACATCAGGATATGCGCAAGTACTTGAGCAAGGTGATACCAGAAGAGAAGCTTCTGCAGCAG GTTTATGATACGAAGGTTGTATTTGCCTGGATGGAAGGCGCAAAAGTTTCTGAGTCCAAAAATAATTCCAACGGCCAATTTCAAGATTCTGCAAAGAAGGGGCAGTGTGCATGTCAATCTTCCAAGACTTGTAAAAGGAAGCGCGTGGAGATAAAATCTGATAATTCCAGTACTATTGTTTCAAATCCTATAGATGAAATACTTCTTTGGCACAATGCTATAAAAAGAGAGTTAAATGACATAGTTGAGGCATCTAGGAGGATACAACTTTCTGGGGATTTTTCTGACTTGTCTGCATTCAACAAGAGGTTACAATTCATTGCAGAAGTTTGTATTTTCCATAG CATTGCTGAGGACAAAGTTATATTCCCTGCTCTAGATGCAGAACTCACTTTTGCTCAGGAGCatgcagaagaagaaattcaATTTGACAAGCTTAGGCACCTCATGGAAAGCATTCAGAGGGCAGGAGCTAACTCATCTACTTCTGAATTTTATATGAAGTTGTGCTCTCATGCTGATCAGATAATAGATAGCATACTGAAGCATTTCCAGAATGAGGAACTTCAG GTTCTTCCACTTGCTCGTAAGCATTTTAGCTCCAAAATACAGCGAAAACTTCTGTATCAAAGCTTATGTCTGATGCCCTTGAAGTTGATTGAGTGTGTCCTGCCATGGCTCGTAGGATCACTTAGTGAAGAGCAAGCAAGTTCCTTTCTTCAAAATATTCGTATAGCAG CTCCAGCATCAGATTCAGCACTGGTTACTCTTTTTTCTGGATGGGCATGCAAAGGTCGTTCTGCGAACATGTGTTTGTCTTCATGCATTCAAACAGATGGAGCAGATGATAATCAAAGGCCAGTGAAGAGTGTAAGCTTGATATCAGAAGCTGCTGCTTGCCAGGCTATGGAAAGTGTAAATACCCTTCAAAGTTCTTGTGGTAACCAGACATGCTGTGTCCCAGGGTTAGGAGTAAATGACAGTAATTTAGGAGTGGGTTCTCTTACTGCAGCAAAATCTCTGCGCGCCTTATCTTTTAATCCTTCTGCTCCTTCGCTCAACTCCAGTCTTTTTAACTGGGAAACAGATGCCAGCTTTACTGACACCAATAGTGCACCACGACCCATTGATAACATATTTAAGTTCCATAAAGCTATACGTAAAGACTTGGAGTATTTGGATGTTGAATCTGGAAAGCTTAATGATTGTAATGAGACTTTTATTAGGCATTTTACTGGTAGATTTCGGTTGTTGTGGGGTCTATACAGAGCTCATAGTAATGCAGAGGATGATATTGTATTTCCAGCATTAGAATCAAAAGAGACTCTTCATAACGTCAGCCATGCTTACACTCTGGATCACAAGCAGGAAGAGAAACTGTTTGAGGATATTTCTTCTGTTCTTTCTGAGCTTTCACAACTTAGTGAATTCATAAGCACTGGAAATTTTTCTGATGATTCAACTCAAAGCGGCTTTAACTCTTTCGAGCATAATGATACTCTGAGGAAGTACAATGAGCTAGCCACAAAGCTTCAGGGCATGTGCAAATCCATTAGAGTGACACTGGATCAACATGTTTTCCGCGAAGAACTTGAACTGTGGCCATTGTTTGATAAGCATTTTTCCGTGGAAGAACAAGATAAAATTGTGGGTAGAATAATTGGTACTACAGGTGCAGAGGTTCTTCAATCAATGTTGCCGTGGGTAACTGATGTTCTTACTCAGGAAgagcaaaataaattaatggaCACATGGAAGCAGGCAACCAAAAATACGATGTTCAGTGAGTGGCTTAATGAATGGTGGGATGGAACTCCTGCTGCATCTTCACATACAGAAACACTGGAAAATTGCAGTTCTCTAG TTTCAGGTGCCGATGCCTATGAAAGCTTGGGGCACAGTGATGACACATTTAAACCTGGATGGAAAGATATATTTAGGATGAATCAGAATGAGCTTGAATCagaaataagaaaagtttCTCGGGATTCAACTCTTGATCCTAGAAGAAAAGCATATCTTATTCAAAATCTAATGACCAG TCGCTGGATAGCTTCTCAGCAGAAGTCACCTCAAGCATCTGCAGTCGAAGGTTCAAATGGTGAAGATTTGCTTGGATGTTCACCGTCATTTTGTGATTCACAGAAACAAGTGTTTGGATGTGAGCATTacaaaagaaattgcaaagtCCGTGCTGCGTGCTGTGGCAAGTTATTTACATGTAGGTTCTGCCATGATAACGTGAGCGACCATTCAATGGATCG gAAGGCTACATCTGAGATGATGTGCATGCGCTGCTTGAAAATACAGCCCGTGGGACCAGTCTGCACAACACCTTCATGTGGTGGCTTCTCGATGGCAAATTACTATTGTAGTATTTGCAAGTTTTTTGATGATGAAAG GACAGTTTATCATTGTCCTTCCTGCAATTTATGTCGTGTTGGGAAGGGACTTGGTATCGACTTCTTTCATTGCATGACGTGCAATTGTTGCCTGGGGATGAAGTTACTGGATCACAAATGTAGGGAGAAGGGTCTAGAAATAAACTGCCCCATCTGCTGTGACTTTTTGTTCACATCAAGTGCAACTGTGAGAGCTCTTCCTTGTGGCCATTACATGCATTCGGCTTGCTTCCAG GCATACACTTGCAGTCACTACGTCTGCCCAATCTGTAGCAAATCTTTGGGAGATATGGCG GTTTACTTTGGCATGCTTGATGCACTACTGGCTTCAGAGGAACTACCAGAAGAATACAGGGATCGGTGTCAG GACATACTGTGCAACGACTGTAATAAGAAGGGAACGGCACCCTTCCATTGGCTGTACCATAAGTGCGGGTCTTGTGGATCCTATAACACCAAGGTCATCAGAGTTGATTCCAACACCCACTGCTTGACATAA
- the LOC18789182 gene encoding zinc finger protein BRUTUS isoform X2, with protein sequence MAAPFPGGGGGGVAVMAGPLTPLDPSPSKTCLKNSALKSPILIFLLFHKAIRSELDGLHQAAMAFATSQASSADIEPLLERYHFLRAIYKHHCNAEDEVIFPALDIRVKNVARTYSLEHEGESVLFDQLFELLNSNMQNEESYRRELASCTGALQTSISQHMSKEEEQVFPLLIEKFTFEEQASLVWQFLCSIPVNMMAEFLPWLSSSISSDEHQDMRKYLSKVIPEEKLLQQVVFAWMEGAKVSESKNNSNGQFQDSAKKGQCACQSSKTCKRKRVEIKSDNSSTIVSNPIDEILLWHNAIKRELNDIVEASRRIQLSGDFSDLSAFNKRLQFIAEVCIFHSIAEDKVIFPALDAELTFAQEHAEEEIQFDKLRHLMESIQRAGANSSTSEFYMKLCSHADQIIDSILKHFQNEELQVLPLARKHFSSKIQRKLLYQSLCLMPLKLIECVLPWLVGSLSEEQASSFLQNIRIAAPASDSALVTLFSGWACKGRSANMCLSSCIQTDGADDNQRPVKSVSLISEAAACQAMESVNTLQSSCGNQTCCVPGLGVNDSNLGVGSLTAAKSLRALSFNPSAPSLNSSLFNWETDASFTDTNSAPRPIDNIFKFHKAIRKDLEYLDVESGKLNDCNETFIRHFTGRFRLLWGLYRAHSNAEDDIVFPALESKETLHNVSHAYTLDHKQEEKLFEDISSVLSELSQLSEFISTGNFSDDSTQSGFNSFEHNDTLRKYNELATKLQGMCKSIRVTLDQHVFREELELWPLFDKHFSVEEQDKIVGRIIGTTGAEVLQSMLPWVTDVLTQEEQNKLMDTWKQATKNTMFSEWLNEWWDGTPAASSHTETLENCSSLVSGADAYESLGHSDDTFKPGWKDIFRMNQNELESEIRKVSRDSTLDPRRKAYLIQNLMTSRWIASQQKSPQASAVEGSNGEDLLGCSPSFCDSQKQVFGCEHYKRNCKVRAACCGKLFTCRFCHDNVSDHSMDRKATSEMMCMRCLKIQPVGPVCTTPSCGGFSMANYYCSICKFFDDERTVYHCPSCNLCRVGKGLGIDFFHCMTCNCCLGMKLLDHKCREKGLEINCPICCDFLFTSSATVRALPCGHYMHSACFQAYTCSHYVCPICSKSLGDMAVYFGMLDALLASEELPEEYRDRCQDILCNDCNKKGTAPFHWLYHKCGSCGSYNTKVIRVDSNTHCLT encoded by the exons ATGGCGGCACCATTTCCTGGCGGTGGAGGAGGAGGCGTGGCGGTAATGGCTGGGCCTCTGACGCCGCTCGATCCCTCGCCTTCCAAGACTTGCTTGAAGAATTCGGCGCTCAAGTCTCCAATTCTCATCTTCTTGCTGTTTCACAAAGCTATTCGCTCCGAGCTCGATGGCCTCCACCAAGCCGCCATGGCCTTCGCCACCAGCCAAGCCTCTTCCGCCGACATCGAGCCCTTGTTAGAGCGCTACCACTTCCTTCGCGCTATTTATAAGCACCACTGCAATGCCGAGGACGAG GTCATATTTCCAGCTCTAGATATACGCGTGAAGAATGTAGCTCGAACTTATTCTCTTGAACACGAGGGAGAGAGTGTTCTTTTTGATCAATTGTTTGAGCTTCTAAATTCCAATATGCAAAATGAGGAGAGCTACCGGAGAGAGTTGGCTTCTTGCACTGGAGCCCTTCAAACATCAATTAGCCAGCATATGTCCAAGGAAGAGGAACAG GTCTTCCCGTTGCTTATTGAGAAGTTTACATTTGAAGAACAAGCTTCCTTGGTGTGGCAGTTTCTGTGCAGTATTCCTGTTAACATGATGGCAGAATTTCTTCCGTGGCTCTCTTCTTCCATATCATCTGATGAACATCAGGATATGCGCAAGTACTTGAGCAAGGTGATACCAGAAGAGAAGCTTCTGCAGCAG GTTGTATTTGCCTGGATGGAAGGCGCAAAAGTTTCTGAGTCCAAAAATAATTCCAACGGCCAATTTCAAGATTCTGCAAAGAAGGGGCAGTGTGCATGTCAATCTTCCAAGACTTGTAAAAGGAAGCGCGTGGAGATAAAATCTGATAATTCCAGTACTATTGTTTCAAATCCTATAGATGAAATACTTCTTTGGCACAATGCTATAAAAAGAGAGTTAAATGACATAGTTGAGGCATCTAGGAGGATACAACTTTCTGGGGATTTTTCTGACTTGTCTGCATTCAACAAGAGGTTACAATTCATTGCAGAAGTTTGTATTTTCCATAG CATTGCTGAGGACAAAGTTATATTCCCTGCTCTAGATGCAGAACTCACTTTTGCTCAGGAGCatgcagaagaagaaattcaATTTGACAAGCTTAGGCACCTCATGGAAAGCATTCAGAGGGCAGGAGCTAACTCATCTACTTCTGAATTTTATATGAAGTTGTGCTCTCATGCTGATCAGATAATAGATAGCATACTGAAGCATTTCCAGAATGAGGAACTTCAG GTTCTTCCACTTGCTCGTAAGCATTTTAGCTCCAAAATACAGCGAAAACTTCTGTATCAAAGCTTATGTCTGATGCCCTTGAAGTTGATTGAGTGTGTCCTGCCATGGCTCGTAGGATCACTTAGTGAAGAGCAAGCAAGTTCCTTTCTTCAAAATATTCGTATAGCAG CTCCAGCATCAGATTCAGCACTGGTTACTCTTTTTTCTGGATGGGCATGCAAAGGTCGTTCTGCGAACATGTGTTTGTCTTCATGCATTCAAACAGATGGAGCAGATGATAATCAAAGGCCAGTGAAGAGTGTAAGCTTGATATCAGAAGCTGCTGCTTGCCAGGCTATGGAAAGTGTAAATACCCTTCAAAGTTCTTGTGGTAACCAGACATGCTGTGTCCCAGGGTTAGGAGTAAATGACAGTAATTTAGGAGTGGGTTCTCTTACTGCAGCAAAATCTCTGCGCGCCTTATCTTTTAATCCTTCTGCTCCTTCGCTCAACTCCAGTCTTTTTAACTGGGAAACAGATGCCAGCTTTACTGACACCAATAGTGCACCACGACCCATTGATAACATATTTAAGTTCCATAAAGCTATACGTAAAGACTTGGAGTATTTGGATGTTGAATCTGGAAAGCTTAATGATTGTAATGAGACTTTTATTAGGCATTTTACTGGTAGATTTCGGTTGTTGTGGGGTCTATACAGAGCTCATAGTAATGCAGAGGATGATATTGTATTTCCAGCATTAGAATCAAAAGAGACTCTTCATAACGTCAGCCATGCTTACACTCTGGATCACAAGCAGGAAGAGAAACTGTTTGAGGATATTTCTTCTGTTCTTTCTGAGCTTTCACAACTTAGTGAATTCATAAGCACTGGAAATTTTTCTGATGATTCAACTCAAAGCGGCTTTAACTCTTTCGAGCATAATGATACTCTGAGGAAGTACAATGAGCTAGCCACAAAGCTTCAGGGCATGTGCAAATCCATTAGAGTGACACTGGATCAACATGTTTTCCGCGAAGAACTTGAACTGTGGCCATTGTTTGATAAGCATTTTTCCGTGGAAGAACAAGATAAAATTGTGGGTAGAATAATTGGTACTACAGGTGCAGAGGTTCTTCAATCAATGTTGCCGTGGGTAACTGATGTTCTTACTCAGGAAgagcaaaataaattaatggaCACATGGAAGCAGGCAACCAAAAATACGATGTTCAGTGAGTGGCTTAATGAATGGTGGGATGGAACTCCTGCTGCATCTTCACATACAGAAACACTGGAAAATTGCAGTTCTCTAG TTTCAGGTGCCGATGCCTATGAAAGCTTGGGGCACAGTGATGACACATTTAAACCTGGATGGAAAGATATATTTAGGATGAATCAGAATGAGCTTGAATCagaaataagaaaagtttCTCGGGATTCAACTCTTGATCCTAGAAGAAAAGCATATCTTATTCAAAATCTAATGACCAG TCGCTGGATAGCTTCTCAGCAGAAGTCACCTCAAGCATCTGCAGTCGAAGGTTCAAATGGTGAAGATTTGCTTGGATGTTCACCGTCATTTTGTGATTCACAGAAACAAGTGTTTGGATGTGAGCATTacaaaagaaattgcaaagtCCGTGCTGCGTGCTGTGGCAAGTTATTTACATGTAGGTTCTGCCATGATAACGTGAGCGACCATTCAATGGATCG gAAGGCTACATCTGAGATGATGTGCATGCGCTGCTTGAAAATACAGCCCGTGGGACCAGTCTGCACAACACCTTCATGTGGTGGCTTCTCGATGGCAAATTACTATTGTAGTATTTGCAAGTTTTTTGATGATGAAAG GACAGTTTATCATTGTCCTTCCTGCAATTTATGTCGTGTTGGGAAGGGACTTGGTATCGACTTCTTTCATTGCATGACGTGCAATTGTTGCCTGGGGATGAAGTTACTGGATCACAAATGTAGGGAGAAGGGTCTAGAAATAAACTGCCCCATCTGCTGTGACTTTTTGTTCACATCAAGTGCAACTGTGAGAGCTCTTCCTTGTGGCCATTACATGCATTCGGCTTGCTTCCAG GCATACACTTGCAGTCACTACGTCTGCCCAATCTGTAGCAAATCTTTGGGAGATATGGCG GTTTACTTTGGCATGCTTGATGCACTACTGGCTTCAGAGGAACTACCAGAAGAATACAGGGATCGGTGTCAG GACATACTGTGCAACGACTGTAATAAGAAGGGAACGGCACCCTTCCATTGGCTGTACCATAAGTGCGGGTCTTGTGGATCCTATAACACCAAGGTCATCAGAGTTGATTCCAACACCCACTGCTTGACATAA